A genomic region of Papaver somniferum cultivar HN1 chromosome 7, ASM357369v1, whole genome shotgun sequence contains the following coding sequences:
- the LOC113294331 gene encoding uncharacterized protein LOC113294331, translating to MHLNYLNHPSGADSDALGFLSSNFDADNRNTKYWYLEYNHESTSIQRIRRVNLPSPPSWITTKIVGSCNGLICFAEYDYPSVWICNPITRECVLLPELKRDSCDHDGYHYKETNFGYVSSTNEYKVLGMYMSKTNVQVHIYTLGSGTGWRNLGKSNIDFSAYCEEDGVFANELEMIVAFNLAEEKFCIDEDGEETDCFDLWLLKKKNDNHGMKEQNDCRSFGWTKEFRVDDRNSELFSAVAKSGGVLTYNGCYLNVYDTKTSTSKRLVEFKDKFFEVLPHKNTLVSLKELGEEDTKTMESVETKEKRSREYPLKQLQEDAQYIYL from the exons ATGCACTTAAATTATCTCAATCATCCTTCTGGTGCTGATTCTGATGCgttgggttttctttcttctaatttTGATGCAGATAATAGAAATACAAAATATTGGTATCTTGAATACAATCATGAGTCAACTTCTATCCAGAGAATTAGAAGGGTTAATTTGCCCTCTCCTCCTTCTTGGATTACTACTAAAATTGTTGGTTCATGCAATGGGTTGATCTGTTTTGCTGAATATGACTACCCATCTGTTTGGATTTGTAACCCAATCACCAGAGAATGTGTTCTGCTACCAGAACTTAAGAGAGATTCTTGTGATCATGATGGGTATCATTATAAGGAGACCAACTTTGGTTATGTTTCATCAACCAATGAGTACAAAGTTTTAGGAATGTATATGTCGAAGACCAACGTACAAGTCCATATATACACTCTAGGCAGTGGCACTGGATGGAGAAACCTTGGAAAGTCCAATATTGATTTTAGTGCATATTGTGAGGAAGATGGTGTTTTTGCCAATGAATTAGAAATGATCGTTGCCTTTAATTTGGCGGAGGAAAAGTTTT GTATcgatgaagatggagaagaaacTGATTGTTTTGACTTATGGctattaaagaagaagaatgataaTCATGGCATGAAAGAGCAAAACGATTGTCGGTCATTTGGTTGGACTAAAGAGTTCAGGGTTGACGATAGAAATAGCGAGTTATTCTCAGCAGTCGCAAAGAGCGGTGGTGTTTTAACTTACAATGGTTGCTATCTCAACGTTTATGACACAAAAACTTCAACCTCAAAAAGGCTTGTGGAGTTTAAGGATAAGTTTTTTGAAGTATTGCCTCACAAGAACACCTTAGTCTCGTTGAAAGAGTTAGGGGAAGAAGATACAAAAACAATGGAGTCAGTTGAAACTAAAGAGAAAAGAAGCCGCGAGTATCCTTTGAAGCAGCTCCAGGAGGATGCACAATACATATACTTGTAA
- the LOC113300584 gene encoding anthocyanidin 3-O-glucosyltransferase-like: protein MGSQEGSSASQLHVVMFPWFAFGHITPFVQLSNKLASHGVQISFLSAPGNIQRISFSLNSSPLIKIIPIHIPPVEGLPPGLDSTADLSPALADLLKIALDKMQPQIESILINLKPHIVFIDFAQHWLPSIASPLGIKTFNFCVFAAACGAYITNPQRDSPTIDDLKKPPPGFPTTSITSMSTYQARDFLYPFKSLYGGPSVNERVQTVRKSCDAIVMKSCDEMEGPYLDYIRQLYCKPVLLTGPLVPGPPKYKLEEKWENWLQKFPSKSVVFCSFGSETFLKDDQIKELVLGLEQTGLPFIVVLNFPPGGGDNIEKLKNALPAGFAERVQGKGVLHTGWVQQQAILAHESVGCYVCHSGLSSVIEAFINDCQLVMLPQKGDQFLNSKLISGDLEAGVQVTKNDEDGHFSKEDLCKAVKIVTEDVNEEPGKSISVNHGKWRNFLLNKDIQDNFITNLVQEMKKMVN from the coding sequence ATGGGAAGCCAGGAAGGGTCATCTGCCTCCCAACTTCATGTAGTCATGTTTCCATGGTTTGCGTTTGGTCACATAACACCATTTGTTCAGCTTTCTAATAAGCTTGCTTCTCATGGAGTCCAAATCTCTTTCTTGTCTGCACCAGGAAACATCCAGAGAATCTCATTCTCTCTCAATTCTTCACCTCTTATCAAAATTATACCTATTCATATCCCACCAGTTGAGGGTCTTCCACCAGGTCTTGACAGTACTGCAGATTTGTCACCGGCCTTGGCGGATCTTCTGAAAATTGCACTTGATAAAATGCAGCCTCAAATTGAATCCATTCTCATTAATCTCAAACCCCATATTGTCTTTATCGATTTTGCACAACACTGGCTTCCTTCCATTGCTTCTCCACTAGGTATCAAAACTTTCAATTTTTGTGTTTTCGCTGCTGCTTGCGGAGCTTATATAACGAACCCACAACGGGATTCACCAACTATTGATGATTTAAAGAAACCTCCACCAGGGTTTCCCACAACTTCAATAACATCAATGAGTACTTACCAAGCTCGTGATTTCTTGTATCCTTTCAAGAGCTTATATGGAGGACCTAGTGTTAATGAACGTGTGCAAACAGTCAGGAAATCATGTGACGCCATTGTTATGAAGAGTTGTGATGAAATGGAAGGTCCTTATTTAGATTATATCAGGCAACTTTATTGCAAACCTGTTCTGCTAACTGGTCCTTTAGTTCCAGGCCCACCAAAATACAAGTTGGAAGAAAAATGGGAAAACTGGCTGCAAAAATTTCCATCAAAGTCTGTTGTGTTCTGTTCATTTGGCAGCGAAACGTTTTTGAAAGATGATCAGATAAAGGAACTAGTACTAGGATTAGAGCAAACTGGTCTTCCATTCATTGTGGTATTGAATTTCCCACCTGGTGGTGGAGATAATATTGAAAAGTTGAAAAATGCATTACCAGCTGGATTTGCAGAGAGGGTGCAGGGTAAAGGAGTGCTCCACACTGGGTGGGTGCAGCAACAAGCGATTCTGGCACATGAAAGTGTTGGGTGTTATGTTTGTCATTCAGGTTTAAGCTCTGTGATTGAGGCATTCATCAATGATTGTCAACTAGTTATGCTACCACAAAAGGGTGATCAGTTTTTGAACTCTAAGTTAATCAGTGGAGATCTGGAAGCTGGGGTACAAGTAACTAAAAACGACGAAGATGGGCATTTTAGTAAAGAAGATTTGTGTAAAGCTGTTAAGATAGTGACTGAGGATGTGAATGAAGAGCCAGGGAAGTCAATTAGTGTTAATCATGGGAAATGGAGAAATTTTCTTCTTAACAAGGATATACAGGATAACTTCATTACTAACTTGGTTCAAGAGATGAAAAAAATGGTGAACTGA